The region TCTTCAGGAGAGAAAACTTCTTTTAAATTGACACTCCCATAGTTAGGAAGCTTACTTTCGTATTTTTCATCATTCGACTGTGCTTTTCCACCTTCTTTTTTACAAGCCGTAAAGGTTAAGATGCAAAATAAAAAAAGAGCACTATACTTCTTCATAAGTAACATTTGAATTAAAGAACGGCAATTTATAAATTTAATTGCAAAATCTTGTCAACAATAAATTGCGCCAGCTTTATTTTGCTTTGGACAGTCCATCCGGCAATGTGAGGAGTCACAATTACTTTTTCAGAATTTAATAAATAGTCTAAATCTGAATTTTCTGAAGTCTGAATATTTTCAAAAGATGCTTTTTCAAATTCCAGAACGTCCAGACAGGCAGCTTTTACTTTTCCTTCTTTTAAGGCCTCTACCAATGCAGAGGTTTTTACATGTTTTCCTCTTGCTGTATTTGCCAGATAAAAGCTTTTGTACATATTACGGATGAAAACTTCATCTATGAGATAATGAGTTTCAGGGGTCTGTGGAGTATGAAGACTTATAATATCAGCTTCTTTCTGTAAAGTTTCCAAACTCACCTGTGTAGCGTATTCATCACCCAGATCAGGAAGAATATCATGAAAGACGACTTTCACTCCAAATCCTGATAATCTTTTAGCAACCGCTTTTCCCATATTGCCATAACCAATAATACCAAAGGTTTTGCCCATTAGTTCATCACCCCGATTTTCTTCACGAAGCCATATCCCATTTTTAACTTCCTGCGAAGCTATGAACAATCGATTCATTAGAATAAGTAGCATCCCAATAACATGTTCGGCTACGGAGTCTCTGTTTCCTTCTGGAGAATTGATTAATGCAATACCCAGCTCTTCTGCTTTTGGGGTATCTATATTTTCCATTCCTGCTCCTACACGAGCCACAAATTTTAGTTTTTTTGCTGTTTCCAAAAATCTGGCATCTACAGGAATCCGGCTACGGATAATAATACCGTCGTAAAGGTGAATTTTGGATAAAACCTCATCATAAGAAGAAGTATAATCTTCTTCGAATTGAAATCCTTTTGCCGAAAGCTGTTCTACAATAAGGGGGTGGTTTTTGTCCAATAAGAGGATTAAGGGTGCTGACATTACAATTGGGAGTTTATTAGTGAAGGGAGATAAAACAACCAGCAGATTTAAATATTAAATCTGCCGGATCATTTTTGTTATTTAGAAGATTTAAATCTCTCCTGCAAAAAGCTTTTTCAGCTCTACAGATTCTGTAGGCTTCATTCTTCCGGATAAGATTAGGCTTAGCTCTTTACGGCGTAAAGCAGCTTTATAACGCTCAATTTCCTCAGCTGTTTCTGGTTCCAATTCAGGTACAGGAACAGGTTTATTGAATTCATCTACTGCTACGAATGTATAGATTCCGGCATTAGTATGAATTTTCTTTCTATGAATAGGGTCGTCCAGCCATGCATCTACATATACTTCCATAGAAGTAGAAAATGCACGGGAAACTTTAGATTCCAGAACTACAACACTTCCTTCCGGAATAGGTGCATTAAAGGAAACGTGATTTACAGAAGCTGTTACTACCCTGCGCTCACTATGTCTGGATGCTGATATGGAAGCACATCTGTCCATTCTTGCAAGCAATTCTCCTCCGAAAAGATTGCGCAAAGAGTTTGTCTCATTTGGCAATACAATATTGGTCATTACAGTTAATGACTCTAGTGCTTTTTTCTTTTTCTCCATTTTTTATCTTTTGAACTCCAGTGGGGAGCTGCCTTTTTTATTGAATCTTGTTTTATACTGTCTGCCTTTATACTATCCATCTTTAGCCTCAATGCTTCTTGCTGCTGTTTTTGCAGCAATTCTTCTTTAGTAGGCACATATACTTTCTTCGGTTGCACATTATCAAAAGATTTCTTTCCAAAGATCTCTTCCGGCTGCGTAATCCCAAAATACACAATAGCTCCTACTCCGCCAAGAGCCAAGAGAATCCATATCCATGATCTGTTTGCCTTATAATCATTGGCTTTTTTAACTTCTTTTTGTAGAGTTTGAACCGGCTGGATACGGGAAACTTTAGGTAGTAAAATTTCTTCGAGCCCATAAAAAGAGTTATTCAGGATTTTTTCCTCCGGAAAAAAAATAACCTTTCCGGCATTATTTACCCATTTACCCAGACCTTTAACCTGAACTTCTCCTGTCGACATCAGTTCCCTTATCCATTCCTGAGCGTGACTGGTATAGCTATTTTCTACGGCTTTTTTATCAGCAATAAACTCTATTTCCTGTTTCGGCGGAAGAATTTTATCATTGGCCTCATCTACTTCTGCATGCTTGGTAATGAGGTTCAATGTCCCTAAGCCAGAAAGTTCTACTCTCTTTCGGCTTTGTAAATCATGTATGATTTGCTGTGCAATATTCATCATGGGCAAATTTATTATTTTATTACAGGACTGCAAAATGGAAGTAGCAGGTGTTGAAGAATTTAGTGATAATGAAATAACGTAGCAAAAAAGCCTATTCACAAAGAATCAAGCCAAAACCTTCTCCTGTAAATAGTATAGCTTTTTATAATACCTATGTAAATAATCATAAATAATCATCTCAAATAAACGTTGCTCTGAAATAAACATTCTGTTTATAGCCATATGGAAAATGCTCTGGAAAAAGAATTGTAATGTTCTTGGATTAGCCTCCTTATCGTATGAATTACAAATGTTTTCTAATGCATCGTTGCTTAAATGAAGGTTTTCCAGAATCACATCTCTAAATTCTTTAGATTCTGATGATAGTAAAAAGTCTTGAAATTTAGGGTAGAATGCTCTGTATTTTTTATCCAGTTGTTGGTTAAGACTTTTGTTAGCATTGAATTCTTCTTTGAAAGATTCATTGTAGTCCTTTATCCATTCTAATTTTTGGTTTATTGATAGGCCTATTTGTGAAAGTAACTGATCTATATAGAAAAGAATAACCATGATCTTTTCTTCATCATTAGCCCATAAAAAGTTTAAAGACAGTAAACTGCTGTAGTGAAATAAAGTTTCAGCATATGGTATTGTTGTTTCTCCGTATCTTTCTAATTCTCTTATATAAGTATCATTAACAATGTTTGAAATCTCTTCAGAATCAATATGCTTCTCTAATGTTAATGTCAACTTATTTAAGGTATTATAGTAATTCTGGAGATCATTAATATATAATCTGATCCGTAGATGGGGCTCTGGATCATGGTAACGAATAAAAAACCAATAGCTAATACTTTTATCGTCCAGAAGAGAAATAGTTAATGGATTAATAACTTCTTCTAAAATAATATCAGCTGTCTTTATTCCAGTATATATTTTTAAATATAACCAATGATCTCCGGGAACAAATCTTTTTTTAATCTCCATTGATGGTTTTATATGCTGTGAAAATATACTCGTTAACAAATGCCTCATTTTCATGAAATAAAAATTCCTCTATTATTATAGATTTCTTACGTTCTAATGTTTCCAGAAATAGTAAACATGTATCATAGTTCTGTAAATCCAGAACTAATTTATTATCCGAAACAACCCATTGTACCCAGTTTGGAATTAATCTTTTTTCCTGCCACTTTTTTACTTCTTCTAGCAGTTGCTTCGAATTATCTTTTAATAAATAAAGATGTTGAATTTCTTCGTAAAACACTTTCCATTTTGCTTTTGAAAGTATTATATCATCATATTCTACTCTTGGTAAAGAGTGATAAATATGCTCTAAATCCCCCCAGTCAAATGCCAGTACTGGTCGCTTATCCTGTAAAGACAAATCGCATAAGAAATGATATACAGGAAGACCATCTTTAGAATAATTATGGGCATTAGTTAAATAAGGCTTAATCTCTTTGTTTAGTTTTTTTGAGCGTAAAATAACTTTGTTCTGCTTTATACTAATATAAAGATCGTGAATCGGAATCTGAGTATCATTATTTAATGAAGATCTGGTTAGGTATGGAATTTCATATTTCCTTAGGTTTGGACGTCTAAGTACATTCCCTACTCTAGATTGAGGAAGATGTACAACTTCTGCTAAAATAGAATTCGGGTTCAGTTTTTCCTCCTTTTCAATAATAGCTTCTACAAGACTTTTTACTTTATGTTCTTCAAAACAAAATCTTGCCAGAAGATTTGCGCCACTATTACCGCCTCCGCCATTGAAAACGAGTTTTTCTTCTCCTTTTTCAGAAACAATCTCCGATATAAAAGACATAGTATCGGGAAGGTCTTCCCATACCTCCTGAAAGTCTTTAAAATCTTCATCAGATAATCTGATGATATTTTCATTACTCAGCTTTTGTTGTAGTTTTCGATTAATAATTTGTTGAACAGGGGATAATGAGAGATCAAGATTTTTATTTTCCGGAGACTCCGGCAGTAATAAGTCATCAAGATAAGGATGTAAGCCTTTGTTTTGCTTATTTTGTAAATAACCGATACCTATTTCTGTGTCCAGAGCTAAAGCAAGTGGAATTTCTCTGTTTTCAAATCTTTTATAAAAAGCGGTCTTAAATTGTATAAGTCTTGAATTTTTATAGGGTAGTGTTACTTTATTGATAAACTTTAAAGCTTTCCACAGTTTTTTTTTCCATTCCTTATTAAGCTCTGTGGTATGGTTGTAATATAAATCTGTTTGTAATAAATACTTCTTTTCATATGCTATAGGAAATTTAGAAATGAGACCTTCAACTTTCTTATACTGTGGTAATGCATTTCTGGTTTGTAGATCAAGCTTTTGAATCTCTTTTTGAATTTCCAGAACTAATGAAAGCTCCTTAGTTATTTGGTATTTCTCTAAAACAGAAATAATATGATTAGTAAAATCTTCTCCTGTTAAAATAGGTTCCAATTCACTGACCAGAACTTGATTTTCAATAAGTTCATCAATAAACTCTCTAACATCATCTATAGTAATCTCCGTATTTACAAGAAGATTACAGAGCTGAGTTATTGTTAATCCATTTTGACTGCAATGAAAGATTTGATCAAGTTCAGATGACAATGGGGCAGAAGAAATAATATATTCTCTTTTTCCTTTATGGTAAGAGTATTCTATGTACCGTATTTTATCTCCAACTATATAAATGCTATTATTAGGATAGAATAAGAGTTGGGTTTTTAACTGCGGGATATTTTCCAGATATTTTGCTAATGAAACAAGAAAATGCATATCAGGCTTAGTCTCCCTAACAACTTTTAAATGCTCATCAAAAGTTTTTTCTAGAGTAATATTTGTAAAATAGCCCGTGTCAACTCCAGAGAACAAACCAAAAGGGGTAGAACGGGAACACATCCTGATGAAATATTTTAGCAAAGTATTTTTAAGTGCTAAAGGAAGCTGTTTTTTGTTTTCTGACTGCTTCCATTTAATAACTTCGTAGTAAAGCTCAGGTGAAGACAGGTATATGGCTTCAAGAAATATAGGATTAGAGACTATTTCATCAGTGCTATCTCCAGAAGTATTAAATACCTCTTTTAATTTTTGGATGCTAAAAAAAGGTCTGCGGACAACAAAATCATTAAAAAACTGATAAGAAATTTTTGTCATTTATTTTTGATTGTTTCCTTTAGGTTGGTAATCAGGATGTCCTAATTGCCATAGAGCGAAAGCAAAAGTGTCTGCAAGATTATCATACTGTTTTGCCACTGATACATCTCCTCCGTGTCCTCCATCATAATCTATTTTTAATAATATCGGATTGTTTGATGTATTATTAACCATAAGTTTTGCAGCAAATTTTGTGGGCATCCATGGTGTTACTCTTGGATCATTAATCCCTCCAGTAATTAAAGTTGAAGGATATTTAATACCTCTTTTGATATGCTGATAGGCATCCATTTCTAATAGCGCTTTAAACTCTGGTTCTATTTTTGAAGAGCCAAATTCTTTTACATTATTTAAGCCGTTAGGTGTTGTTTCCATTCTTAAGGTATTTGTCACCCCAGCATCTATAATAACGGCTTTAAACAAATCAGGTCTATCAGTCATTGCTCGTCCTATAGTAATTCCTCCTGCACTAGCTCCCCAGATAGCAACGTTATCAGGAGACGTATAACCCGCATTTATTAAATACTCTGTACAAGAAATTAGATCTTTCCACGAATTTGGCTTTGTAGATTTATATCCTCCCTCATGCCATTTTTCTCCTTTTTCTCCACCTCCTCTTACATGAGCAATGGCTACAATACCACCTTGTAAAGCCCAAAGAAGATATGTTTTAGCGAAATAAGGACTATTAATACTAGCATAGGCGCCATAGGCATCAATAATTACTGGATTTCGTTTATTCTTTTCTATACCTTTTTTGTATATGAGTGACAGAGGAATATCTAAACCATCGTGAGATTTTACTGTTATTTCTTCAACAATGATATCTTTGAATTCAGGATATTCGACAAGTGGAGCAAGATTTTCGCTTGTGAATTTTTTTGACAAAGAGTTATACCTAAAACGTTCGGTATCATTTTTCCAACCATTACATGTTATCCAAAAATCATTTGATTGATTGTCTTCTGTAGTAACAGATATATCTCCAGCCGGAATTGGAAGCTTTAAAGATTCAGCTTTATTATTCTTATATAAATACAATTTAGCCTCTACACCATTTTTGGTTGTAGTAAATATA is a window of Elizabethkingia anophelis R26 DNA encoding:
- a CDS encoding lantibiotic dehydratase family protein, with protein sequence MTKISYQFFNDFVVRRPFFSIQKLKEVFNTSGDSTDEIVSNPIFLEAIYLSSPELYYEVIKWKQSENKKQLPLALKNTLLKYFIRMCSRSTPFGLFSGVDTGYFTNITLEKTFDEHLKVVRETKPDMHFLVSLAKYLENIPQLKTQLLFYPNNSIYIVGDKIRYIEYSYHKGKREYIISSAPLSSELDQIFHCSQNGLTITQLCNLLVNTEITIDDVREFIDELIENQVLVSELEPILTGEDFTNHIISVLEKYQITKELSLVLEIQKEIQKLDLQTRNALPQYKKVEGLISKFPIAYEKKYLLQTDLYYNHTTELNKEWKKKLWKALKFINKVTLPYKNSRLIQFKTAFYKRFENREIPLALALDTEIGIGYLQNKQNKGLHPYLDDLLLPESPENKNLDLSLSPVQQIINRKLQQKLSNENIIRLSDEDFKDFQEVWEDLPDTMSFISEIVSEKGEEKLVFNGGGGNSGANLLARFCFEEHKVKSLVEAIIEKEEKLNPNSILAEVVHLPQSRVGNVLRRPNLRKYEIPYLTRSSLNNDTQIPIHDLYISIKQNKVILRSKKLNKEIKPYLTNAHNYSKDGLPVYHFLCDLSLQDKRPVLAFDWGDLEHIYHSLPRVEYDDIILSKAKWKVFYEEIQHLYLLKDNSKQLLEEVKKWQEKRLIPNWVQWVVSDNKLVLDLQNYDTCLLFLETLERKKSIIIEEFLFHENEAFVNEYIFTAYKTINGD
- a CDS encoding 2-hydroxyacid dehydrogenase produces the protein MSAPLILLLDKNHPLIVEQLSAKGFQFEEDYTSSYDEVLSKIHLYDGIIIRSRIPVDARFLETAKKLKFVARVGAGMENIDTPKAEELGIALINSPEGNRDSVAEHVIGMLLILMNRLFIASQEVKNGIWLREENRGDELMGKTFGIIGYGNMGKAVAKRLSGFGVKVVFHDILPDLGDEYATQVSLETLQKEADIISLHTPQTPETHYLIDEVFIRNMYKSFYLANTARGKHVKTSALVEALKEGKVKAACLDVLEFEKASFENIQTSENSDLDYLLNSEKVIVTPHIAGWTVQSKIKLAQFIVDKILQLNL
- a CDS encoding acyl-CoA thioesterase, giving the protein MEKKKKALESLTVMTNIVLPNETNSLRNLFGGELLARMDRCASISASRHSERRVVTASVNHVSFNAPIPEGSVVVLESKVSRAFSTSMEVYVDAWLDDPIHRKKIHTNAGIYTFVAVDEFNKPVPVPELEPETAEEIERYKAALRRKELSLILSGRMKPTESVELKKLFAGEI
- a CDS encoding thiopeptide-type bacteriocin biosynthesis protein, which produces MEIKKRFVPGDHWLYLKIYTGIKTADIILEEVINPLTISLLDDKSISYWFFIRYHDPEPHLRIRLYINDLQNYYNTLNKLTLTLEKHIDSEEISNIVNDTYIRELERYGETTIPYAETLFHYSSLLSLNFLWANDEEKIMVILFYIDQLLSQIGLSINQKLEWIKDYNESFKEEFNANKSLNQQLDKKYRAFYPKFQDFLLSSESKEFRDVILENLHLSNDALENICNSYDKEANPRTLQFFFQSIFHMAINRMFISEQRLFEMIIYDYLHRYYKKLYYLQEKVLA